One Tiliqua scincoides isolate rTilSci1 chromosome 9, rTilSci1.hap2, whole genome shotgun sequence DNA segment encodes these proteins:
- the GINS2 gene encoding DNA replication complex GINS protein PSF2, whose product MDPAEVEFLAEQQLVTIIPNFSLDRIYLIGGDLGPFNPGLPVEVPLWLAVNLKQRQKCRVIPPGWMDVEKLEQIRDEERKQDTFTPMPNPYYMELTKLLLNYATDNIPKADEIRTLVKDTWDTRIAKLRLSVDSFVRQQEAHARLDNLTLMEIHTTGAFLTQALDHMYKLRTNLQPGESSHSQDF is encoded by the exons ATGGACCCCGCCGAGGTCGAATTCCTGGCGGAGCAGCAGCTGGTCACCATCATTCCCAACTTCAGCCTGGATCGCATTTACCTCATCGGG GGGGATTTGGGTCCTTTTAATCCTGGGCTTCCTGTGGAAGTGCCTCTCTGGCTGGCTGTCAATCTAAAGCAGAGACAAAAGTGTCGAGTGATACCtcctggatggatggatgtgg AAAAGCTAGAACAAATCCGGGATGAGGAGCGCAAACAAGACACTTTCACCCCAATGCCTAATCCTTACTACATGGAATTAACTAAGCTTCTGCTGAATTA TGCTACAGACAATATTCCAAAAGCAGATGAGATACGAACTTTGGTTAAGGATACCTGGGACACTCGAATTGCAAAACTCCGATTGTCTGTGGATAGCTTTGTCAGACAGCAGGAAGCTCATGCCAGG CTGGATAATCTGACTCTGATGGAGATTCACACCACTGGGGCTTTCCTTACCCAAGCCTTGGATCACATGTACAAACTCCGTACAAATCTCCAGCCTGGAGAGAGCTCCCATTCCCAGGACTTTTGA